One genomic segment of Candidatus Hydrogenedentota bacterium includes these proteins:
- a CDS encoding AGE family epimerase/isomerase, whose product MTTKARLELFLKEVSHHLHNELIPFWMTHGEDKEYGGFLTYLDRNGNPTGETLKTLICQTRMIYTASSAHRAGLGGGYFLDSARQGVEFLIKHFWDHEFGGWIWTTERDGTPVNQSKIGYGQSFGIYCLSEYARASNDPRGLEWALKTYQVLQTEAADNYAGGYYEFLERDWAKKRPGVYGGDRKSYDVHMHLMEAFTNLYAATGNPRHKERTLEVIRILFDRVMHPEFGTGIAQFSLDWKPLRAILFKDVWGADRDVDDEEGRPMNNTSFGHNVEFAWLFLLAVEVLGLDIAPYKERLRKIFDHCVTYGIDWNKGGVFCEGPHDGPARERNKEFWQQSECLTGLMDAYLLFGDEKYLDAYENVHRFVMDVMINHEVGEWWPLFDENNNLIWDHMAHAWKINYHTVRSMILTEARLKKALARL is encoded by the coding sequence ATGACGACAAAAGCGCGCTTGGAATTGTTCCTGAAAGAAGTTTCGCATCATCTGCACAACGAGTTGATTCCGTTTTGGATGACGCATGGCGAGGATAAGGAATACGGCGGATTCCTGACTTATCTCGACCGGAACGGCAACCCGACGGGTGAAACGCTCAAGACGCTCATCTGCCAGACGCGCATGATCTACACCGCGTCGTCGGCGCATCGGGCCGGACTCGGCGGCGGGTACTTTCTCGACAGTGCAAGGCAGGGTGTCGAATTTCTCATCAAACATTTCTGGGACCACGAATTCGGTGGATGGATTTGGACGACCGAACGCGACGGCACGCCGGTCAACCAGAGCAAGATCGGTTACGGGCAATCATTTGGAATTTACTGCCTGTCGGAGTACGCCCGTGCGTCGAACGACCCGCGTGGCCTTGAATGGGCGCTGAAGACCTACCAAGTCCTTCAAACCGAGGCAGCGGACAATTATGCCGGCGGCTACTATGAATTTCTTGAGCGCGACTGGGCAAAAAAGCGGCCCGGTGTGTATGGCGGCGACCGGAAATCGTACGACGTCCATATGCACCTGATGGAAGCCTTCACAAATCTTTATGCCGCCACAGGCAATCCGCGCCACAAGGAACGAACCCTCGAAGTCATCCGAATCCTTTTCGACCGCGTCATGCACCCGGAATTCGGTACCGGCATCGCCCAGTTCTCGCTTGACTGGAAGCCGTTGCGCGCAATTTTATTCAAGGACGTCTGGGGAGCGGACCGCGACGTGGACGACGAGGAAGGGCGTCCCATGAACAACACCAGTTTTGGGCACAATGTCGAGTTTGCGTGGTTGTTTCTCTTGGCGGTTGAGGTTCTTGGACTGGACATTGCGCCCTACAAGGAACGGCTCCGGAAGATATTCGACCACTGTGTGACCTACGGGATAGACTGGAACAAGGGCGGCGTCTTTTGCGAGGGACCGCACGACGGCCCGGCCCGCGAGCGTAACAAGGAATTCTGGCAGCAGTCCGAATGCCTGACAGGACTGATGGACGCCTATCTGTTATTTGGCGACGAGAAATACCTCGATGCCTACGAGAACGTGCATCGCTTCGTCATGGACGTGATGATCAACCACGAGGTGGGCGAATGGTGGCCCCTCTTCGACGAGAACAACAACCTGATCTGGGACCACATGGCCCACGCATGGAAGATCAACTACCATACCGTCCGTTCGATGATCCTCACCGAGGCCCGACTCAAAAAAGCCCTCGCGCGGTTGTAA